One Euphorbia lathyris chromosome 1, ddEupLath1.1, whole genome shotgun sequence DNA segment encodes these proteins:
- the LOC136210805 gene encoding aquaporin PIP1-3 — translation MEGKEEDVRLGANKFTERQPIGTSAQGDKDYKEPPPAPLFEPGELSSWSFYRAGIAEFIATFLFLYVTVLTVMGYAKTPNKCNTVGTQGIAWAFGGMIFALVYCTAGISGGHINPAVTFGLFLARKLSLTRAVFYIVMQCLGAICGAGVVKGFEGNSVYELQGGGANVVAHGYTKGDGLGAEIIGTFVLCYTVFSATDAKRNARDSHVPILAPLPIGFAVFLVHLATIPITGTGINPARSLGAAIIFNKDFAWDDHWIFWVGPFIGAALAAVYHQIVIRAIPFKARD, via the exons atggaggGCAAAGAAGAAGATGTTAGACTAGGAGCTAACAAATTCACAGAAAGACAACCCATTGGAACTTCAGCTCAAGGAGACAAAGACTACAAAGAACCACCTCCAGCTCCATTGTTTGAGCCTGGTGAGCTCTCTTCTTGGTCCTTTTACAGAGCTGGAATCGCCGAGTTCATTGCCACTTTCTTATTCCTCTACGTCACCGTTTTAACCGTCATGGGTTATGCTAAAACCCCCAACAAATGTAACACTGTTGGTACTCAAGGCATTGCTTGGGCCTTTGGTGGTATGATCTTTGCTCTTGTCTACTGCACTGCCGGTATCTCAG GTGGGCATATTAACCCAGCTGTGACATTTGGGTTGTTTTTGGCGAGGAAGTTGTCTTTGACAAGGGCTGTGTTTTACATAGTTATGCAATGTCTTGGAGCTATATGTGGTGCTGGTGTGGTGAAGGGTTTTGAGGGAAATAGTGTGTATGAGCTACAAGGAGGTGGAGCTAATGTTGTTGCTCATGGTTATACTAAGGGTGATGGACTTGGTGCTGAGATTATTGGTACTTTTGTTCTTTGTTACACTGTTTTTTCAGCTACTGATGCTAAGAGAAATGCCAGAGACTCTCATGTCCCT ATATTGGCACCCCTCCCAATTGGATTTGCAGTGTTCTTAGTTCACTTGGCTACCATTCCCATAACCGGAACAGGAATAAACCCAGCAAGAAGTCTTGGAGCTGCTATCATCTTCAACAAAGACTTTGCTTGGGATGACCAT TGGATATTCTGGGTTGGACCATTCATTGGAGCTGCACTTGCTGCTGTATACCATCAGATAGTGATTAGAGCCATTCCTTTCAAGGCCAGGGATTAG